The following are encoded in a window of Amycolatopsis lexingtonensis genomic DNA:
- a CDS encoding methionine ABC transporter ATP-binding protein produces MITVENLSKSFATNGNSVVALRDVSVDVQAGSLFGVVGPAGSGKSVLARCIALQERPDRGVVRLDGLNTGTLDGRRLREIRRQLGVVSSKPELIAERTIAGNIASPLEQLGVEGPQRRSRVGSLLDLVGLTPRAAQRPGELTAGQLRRVAVAKALAAAPAVLLADDPTAGIDPEEAGSVLTVLDRARSELGVTVVVTTPDAGVVRRLCDDVAVLEDGTVVERGTVLDLISNPGSRTAQALLPTIETPRSQNARYDRSVDVVLVGFASVGALLPEAAGRFDVEFATIGGGLTRIGDTPVGRFRLGVRGERADAALAWVAERGGHVTQTARGPQAVVAA; encoded by the coding sequence GTGATCACCGTCGAAAACCTGTCCAAATCCTTTGCCACCAACGGAAATTCCGTCGTCGCCCTGCGTGACGTGAGCGTCGACGTCCAGGCCGGCTCGCTGTTCGGCGTCGTCGGCCCGGCCGGTTCCGGCAAGTCCGTCCTGGCCCGTTGCATCGCGCTGCAGGAGCGCCCCGACCGCGGGGTCGTCCGCCTCGACGGCCTCAACACCGGCACGCTCGACGGCCGCCGCCTCCGCGAAATCCGCCGTCAGCTCGGCGTCGTCTCGTCGAAGCCGGAGCTGATCGCCGAGCGCACCATCGCCGGCAACATCGCTTCCCCGCTGGAGCAGCTCGGTGTCGAGGGCCCGCAGCGCCGCAGCCGGGTCGGCTCGCTGCTCGACCTGGTCGGCCTGACGCCGCGCGCCGCGCAGCGTCCCGGTGAGCTCACCGCGGGTCAGCTCCGCCGCGTCGCGGTCGCCAAGGCGCTCGCCGCCGCGCCCGCCGTGCTGCTCGCCGACGACCCGACCGCCGGGATCGACCCGGAGGAGGCCGGCTCGGTGCTCACCGTGCTCGACCGCGCCCGCTCCGAGCTGGGCGTCACCGTCGTCGTCACCACGCCGGACGCGGGCGTCGTCCGCCGGCTCTGCGACGACGTCGCGGTGCTGGAAGACGGCACCGTCGTCGAGCGCGGCACCGTGCTCGACCTGATCTCGAACCCGGGCAGCCGCACCGCGCAGGCGCTGCTGCCGACCATCGAAACCCCGCGATCGCAGAACGCGCGCTACGACCGCTCGGTCGACGTCGTGCTGGTCGGCTTCGCGTCGGTGGGCGCGCTGCTGCCCGAGGCCGCCGGCCGCTTCGACGTCGAGTTCGCCACCATCGGCGGCGGCCTGACCCGGATCGGCGACACCCCGGTCGGCCGCTTCCGCCTCGGCGTCCGCGGCGAGCGCGCCGACGCGGCGCTGGCGTGGGTCGCCGAGCGCGGCGGCCACGTCACCCAGACCGCCCGCGGCCCCCAGGCCGTCGTCGCCGCCTGA
- a CDS encoding MFS transporter, which translates to MTTTAPPRVAGRWLALAALGLAQLMVVLDTTVVNIALPSAQRALGLSDTGRQWAISAYTLAFGGLLLLGGRLADRFGRRTTLLVGIAGFAVASAVGGAAPSGGWLIGARAAQGVFAALLAPSTMSLLTLTFTDPRERGKAFGIFSAITMSGSALGLTVGGALTQFLDWRWSLYVNVPVAVLAGLGAWFAVPPTAAHRGTRLDWTSAALSCGGVVLLVHALSEVATQGFSLPVLGFLALSALLLGWFVVRQARHPHPLLPLAVVRDRARAVAYLTVGAASFGAFGMFLFLTYQLQVVMGYGALAAALAFLPTLGANMLTSTQLSGRLLPRVGPRPLLAGGLFVLACGLLAATRLTPDASYAGVVLPMQLLLGVGAGLCMPVVLNVATRDIGARDAGAASAFVTTSQQVGASLGTAALNTIATAASAGLTTPSAIVHGYTTASAWAAALVAAAALTALLVLPRGTR; encoded by the coding sequence ATGACCACAACCGCGCCACCGCGCGTCGCGGGCCGTTGGCTCGCGCTCGCCGCACTGGGCCTGGCCCAGCTGATGGTCGTGCTCGACACGACCGTCGTGAACATCGCCCTGCCCTCGGCCCAGCGCGCGCTGGGTCTGTCCGACACCGGCCGCCAGTGGGCGATTTCGGCGTACACGCTGGCGTTCGGCGGCCTGCTGCTGCTCGGCGGGCGGCTGGCCGACCGGTTCGGCCGCCGCACCACCCTGCTCGTGGGCATCGCCGGGTTCGCCGTGGCGTCCGCGGTCGGCGGCGCGGCCCCTTCGGGCGGCTGGCTGATCGGGGCGCGGGCCGCGCAGGGCGTGTTCGCCGCGCTCCTCGCGCCGTCGACGATGTCGCTGCTGACCCTCACCTTCACCGACCCGCGCGAACGCGGGAAGGCGTTCGGGATCTTCAGCGCCATCACGATGTCCGGCTCCGCGCTGGGACTCACCGTCGGCGGCGCGCTGACGCAGTTCCTCGACTGGCGCTGGAGCCTCTACGTCAACGTGCCGGTCGCCGTGCTCGCCGGGCTGGGCGCCTGGTTCGCCGTGCCGCCGACGGCCGCGCACCGCGGCACCCGGCTGGACTGGACCAGTGCGGCGCTCAGCTGTGGCGGCGTCGTGCTGCTGGTGCACGCACTGTCCGAAGTGGCCACTCAAGGATTTTCCCTGCCAGTACTCGGTTTTCTGGCCCTGTCGGCGCTCCTGCTCGGCTGGTTCGTGGTCCGGCAGGCCCGGCACCCGCACCCGCTGCTGCCGCTCGCGGTGGTGCGCGACCGCGCTCGCGCCGTCGCCTACCTGACGGTCGGGGCGGCGTCGTTCGGCGCGTTCGGGATGTTCCTGTTCCTGACCTACCAGCTGCAGGTCGTGATGGGCTACGGCGCGCTCGCCGCGGCGCTGGCGTTCCTGCCGACGCTGGGGGCGAACATGCTGACGTCGACGCAGCTTTCGGGACGGCTGCTCCCGCGCGTCGGCCCGCGGCCGCTGCTGGCGGGCGGGTTGTTCGTGCTGGCCTGCGGGCTCCTGGCGGCCACGCGGCTGACGCCGGACGCGTCCTACGCCGGGGTCGTCCTGCCGATGCAGCTGCTGCTCGGCGTCGGGGCCGGGCTGTGCATGCCGGTGGTGCTGAACGTCGCCACCCGCGACATCGGCGCGCGGGACGCGGGCGCGGCCTCGGCGTTCGTGACGACGTCACAGCAGGTGGGCGCTTCGCTCGGCACCGCGGCCCTGAACACGATCGCCACCGCGGCCTCGGCGGGCCTCACGACGCCGTCGGCGATCGTCCACGGCTACACGACGGCGTCGGCCTGGGCGGCGGCCCTCGTCGCCGCGGCCGCCCTCACCGCGCTGCTGGTCCTCCCGCGCGGCACCCGGTAA
- a CDS encoding TetR/AcrR family transcriptional regulator: MAGRRTDTRERIQRVALELFAEQGYEGSSLREIAERLEVTKAALYYHFRTKEDIVTSLLEDWGAALDDLLGRETRPDRLLTEYAGLVEHRFGPVIGLVQRNATALKAIAAGAGLADRMLRLHELLCGGSDAPEASLRARLALVAVQLTSVEGGPETPPEVALAVGLDILSPGRNTDT; this comes from the coding sequence ATGGCCGGGCGGCGCACCGACACGCGCGAACGCATCCAGCGCGTCGCGCTCGAACTGTTCGCCGAGCAGGGGTACGAGGGCAGCTCGCTGCGGGAGATCGCCGAGCGGCTCGAGGTGACGAAAGCCGCGCTGTACTACCACTTCCGCACGAAGGAGGACATCGTCACGAGCCTCCTGGAGGACTGGGGAGCGGCGCTCGACGACCTCCTCGGGCGCGAGACCCGGCCCGACCGGCTGCTCACCGAGTACGCCGGGCTGGTCGAGCACCGGTTCGGCCCGGTCATCGGCCTGGTGCAGCGCAACGCGACCGCGTTGAAGGCCATCGCCGCGGGCGCCGGGCTCGCGGACCGGATGCTCCGCCTCCACGAGCTGCTCTGCGGCGGGTCCGACGCCCCCGAGGCGAGCCTGCGCGCGCGGCTCGCGCTGGTCGCCGTGCAGCTCACCAGCGTCGAAGGCGGCCCGGAAACCCCGCCCGAGGTCGCGCTCGCCGTCGGGCTCGACATCCTTTCTCCTGGTCGGAACACGGACACGTAG
- a CDS encoding 4-(cytidine 5'-diphospho)-2-C-methyl-D-erythritol kinase, with protein sequence MLAVVPPPVTVRVPAKVNLHLSVDDLREDGYHELVTVFQALSLTDEVTVAVTDEPGIEVYGEGERTVPTGPENLAWRAVEALSAHVGRTGEPKVRVVLRKGIPVAGGMAGGSADAAATLVGLASLWNLDVTRDELADIAAGLGSDVPFALYGGTALGTGRGEQLVPVLSRHTFHWVLAFDSEGLSTPKVFKELDRLRAAGNPPRIGSHTPVVEALASGDPRQLALLLGNDLQAAAVSLRPELRRTLRAGVNAGALAGTVSGSGPTCAFLCEDAQSAVEVAAELSGAGVCRTVRVAHGPVPGARVVGGDDAPRPAPPRVHA encoded by the coding sequence GTGCTCGCCGTAGTTCCGCCCCCAGTCACCGTCCGGGTCCCGGCCAAGGTCAACCTGCACCTTTCGGTCGACGACCTGCGCGAAGACGGTTACCACGAGCTGGTGACCGTGTTCCAGGCGCTGTCGCTGACCGACGAAGTGACCGTCGCGGTCACCGACGAGCCTGGCATCGAGGTCTACGGCGAGGGCGAACGCACCGTCCCGACCGGCCCGGAAAACCTGGCCTGGCGAGCGGTCGAAGCGCTGTCCGCGCACGTCGGGCGCACCGGCGAGCCGAAGGTCCGGGTGGTGCTGCGCAAGGGCATCCCGGTCGCCGGCGGCATGGCGGGCGGCAGCGCCGACGCGGCGGCGACCCTGGTCGGGCTCGCCTCGCTGTGGAACCTCGACGTCACGCGCGACGAGCTGGCCGACATCGCGGCGGGACTGGGCAGCGACGTCCCGTTCGCGCTCTACGGCGGCACCGCGCTGGGCACCGGCCGCGGCGAGCAGCTCGTCCCGGTGCTGTCGCGGCACACCTTCCACTGGGTGCTGGCGTTCGACTCCGAAGGGCTGTCGACGCCGAAGGTGTTCAAGGAGCTGGACCGGCTGCGCGCGGCGGGCAACCCGCCGCGGATCGGTTCGCACACCCCGGTCGTCGAAGCGCTGGCCTCGGGCGACCCGCGCCAGCTGGCGCTCCTGCTGGGCAACGACCTCCAGGCGGCGGCGGTTTCGCTGCGGCCCGAGCTGCGCCGCACGCTCCGGGCCGGCGTCAACGCGGGCGCGCTCGCGGGCACGGTCTCCGGCTCCGGCCCGACGTGTGCGTTCCTCTGCGAAGACGCGCAGTCGGCGGTGGAGGTCGCCGCGGAGCTCTCGGGCGCGGGCGTCTGCCGCACGGTCCGCGTGGCCCACGGCCCGGTCCCCGGCGCCCGCGTGGTCGGCGGCGACGACGCACCCCGCCCGGCGCCGCCGCGGGTGCACGCGTGA
- a CDS encoding ASCH domain-containing protein has protein sequence MKHAEFAFPGPLRDKLVAAILAGEKTTTSALLVEYERAGEALPSVGERELVLDSAGAGVAVIETAEVRVLPLSEVDLQHAIGEGEGFTSVAEWRAGHEEFWQSAEMRAAMEDPEFTVDDTTQVVATRFVIVERIG, from the coding sequence GTGAAGCACGCGGAATTCGCGTTCCCCGGCCCGCTGCGCGACAAGCTGGTCGCGGCGATCCTGGCCGGGGAAAAGACGACGACCTCCGCACTGCTGGTGGAATACGAGCGGGCGGGCGAGGCGTTGCCTTCCGTGGGCGAGCGCGAACTCGTGCTCGACTCCGCCGGCGCCGGGGTCGCGGTCATCGAGACCGCCGAGGTGCGCGTTCTCCCACTGTCCGAAGTGGACCTCCAGCACGCGATCGGCGAAGGCGAGGGCTTCACGAGCGTCGCCGAGTGGCGTGCCGGGCACGAGGAGTTCTGGCAGAGCGCCGAAATGCGCGCCGCCATGGAGGATCCGGAATTCACCGTGGACGACACGACGCAGGTCGTGGCGACGCGGTTCGTCATCGTAGAGAGGATCGGCTGA
- a CDS encoding ABC-F family ATP-binding cassette domain-containing protein has protein sequence MANLVNLESVSKSYGIRPLLDGVSLGVAAGQRIGVVGLNGGGKTTLLEVLSGLAEPDSGRVSHVGGLRMAVVTQRTELPDGSTVADVVLERYGAEHEWAADARVRSIVDGLGITAIGLDKPTANLSGGERRRVSLAAALTGELDLVVLDEPTNHLDVEGVRWLADHLLARRIAVVVVTHDRWFLDTVATLTWEVANGRVEQYEGGYADWIFARAERARLAATAEEKRQNLARKELAWLRRGPQARSSKPRYRVEAAEALIADVPPPRDSVELQAFAKRRLGKTVLELEDTTYAVGDRTLLDHVTWRIGPGDRIGLVGVNGSGKTSLLKLLGGDVEASTGRRIEGKTVALAHLRQELDDLPGDLRVLQAIEQVAGRVVFGKQEMTASQLGEKLGFPQARQWTPVGDLSGGERRRLQLCRLLMAEPNVLLLDEPTNDLDIDTLQQLEDLLDGWPGTMVVVSHDRYLVERVCDTIVALFGDGRITHLPGGIEEYLNRRSADKEVTGPAPSAAKVEAKKSAADLRAAQKELGRLERKLDQLHAKEEKLHASLLAAATDPAKLMELNAELKGVQGEIEDVEGRWLETSELLE, from the coding sequence ATGGCCAACCTGGTCAACCTGGAGTCGGTGAGCAAGTCCTACGGGATCCGCCCGCTCCTGGACGGCGTGTCGCTCGGAGTCGCGGCCGGGCAGCGCATCGGCGTCGTCGGGCTCAACGGCGGTGGCAAGACCACGCTCCTGGAAGTCCTTTCCGGACTCGCCGAGCCGGATTCCGGGCGGGTGAGCCACGTCGGCGGCCTGCGGATGGCGGTCGTCACCCAGCGCACGGAGCTGCCGGACGGCAGCACGGTCGCCGACGTCGTCCTCGAACGCTACGGCGCCGAGCACGAGTGGGCCGCCGACGCGCGCGTCCGGTCCATTGTGGACGGCCTGGGGATCACCGCGATCGGGCTGGACAAGCCGACCGCGAACCTCTCCGGTGGCGAGCGGCGCCGGGTTTCCCTGGCCGCCGCGCTGACCGGGGAGCTCGACCTCGTCGTGCTCGACGAGCCGACCAACCACCTGGACGTCGAAGGTGTCCGCTGGCTGGCCGACCACCTGCTCGCGCGCCGGATCGCGGTCGTGGTCGTCACGCACGACCGGTGGTTCCTCGACACCGTCGCGACCCTGACGTGGGAGGTCGCGAACGGCCGCGTCGAGCAGTACGAAGGCGGTTACGCGGACTGGATCTTCGCCCGCGCCGAGCGCGCGCGGCTCGCGGCGACGGCGGAGGAGAAGCGGCAGAACCTGGCCCGCAAGGAGCTGGCGTGGCTGCGCCGCGGCCCGCAGGCGCGCTCGTCGAAGCCGCGCTACCGCGTCGAAGCGGCCGAGGCGCTGATCGCCGACGTCCCGCCGCCGCGCGATTCCGTGGAACTGCAGGCGTTCGCCAAGCGGCGCCTCGGCAAGACGGTGCTGGAGCTGGAAGACACGACGTACGCGGTGGGCGACCGGACGCTGCTCGACCACGTCACCTGGCGCATCGGCCCGGGCGACCGGATCGGCCTGGTCGGGGTGAACGGCTCGGGCAAGACGTCGCTGCTGAAGCTGCTCGGCGGCGACGTCGAGGCGTCGACCGGCCGCCGGATCGAGGGCAAGACGGTCGCGCTCGCGCACCTGCGCCAGGAGCTCGACGACCTGCCCGGCGACCTGCGCGTGCTGCAGGCGATCGAGCAGGTGGCCGGCCGCGTGGTGTTCGGCAAGCAGGAGATGACGGCGTCGCAGCTGGGCGAGAAGCTCGGCTTCCCCCAGGCCCGCCAGTGGACCCCGGTCGGCGACCTGTCCGGTGGCGAGCGGCGCCGGCTGCAGCTGTGCCGCCTGCTCATGGCCGAGCCGAACGTGCTGCTCCTCGACGAGCCGACGAACGACCTGGACATCGATACGCTGCAGCAGCTGGAGGACCTCCTCGACGGCTGGCCGGGCACGATGGTCGTCGTCTCGCACGACCGCTACCTGGTGGAACGCGTCTGCGACACGATCGTCGCCCTCTTCGGCGACGGCCGCATCACCCACCTGCCGGGCGGCATCGAGGAGTACCTGAACCGCCGCTCGGCCGACAAGGAGGTCACGGGCCCGGCCCCGTCCGCGGCGAAGGTGGAGGCGAAGAAGTCCGCGGCGGACCTGCGTGCGGCGCAGAAGGAACTCGGCCGGCTGGAGCGCAAGCTCGACCAGCTGCACGCGAAGGAGGAGAAGCTCCACGCCTCCCTGCTGGCGGCGGCGACGGACCCGGCGAAGCTGATGGAGCTGAACGCCGAGCTGAAGGGCGTGCAGGGCGAGATCGAGGACGTCGAGGGCCGCTGGCTCGAGACGTCCGAACTGCTCGAATGA
- a CDS encoding fatty acyl-AMP ligase, whose protein sequence is MSRFVDTLVATATGRGQQRGMVTGEPKEPVRRTWAEVHQEARRIAGGLVAGGFERGGAVAVLAAAPVLIAPTVQAVWLAGGSVTMLHQPTPRTDLAEWAEDTVRVLGMIGSNLVLLGEPFDQLAPVLAEKGIGYRLISELTGAEPLEDVVVTDEGETALLQLTSGSTADPKAVRITYGNLYSNVKAMVDRAEFDFDVDVMVSWLPTFHDMGMVGFLTVPMTFGVELVKITPVEFLSGPLIWPRLITKYHGTTTAAPNFAYAIVGRRMARVEDDDEFDLSKLRIALNGAEPIDETAVQTFVDAGARFKMPAECVFPAYGMAEATLAVSFAPLFTGLTLDVVEADALEADNRAVPVPEGDPRRGTDDVRSFALLGRPLDGLEAEIVNEAGQRVGDREVGEIRLRGEAVTPGYLTMDGPLATQDENGWLNTGDLGYLVDGQIVICGRRKDVIIMGGRNLYPTDIERAATSVEGVRAGNAVAVRLDAGSRRERFAVVVESKLAGDAEAEKDLMKQVSARVRDAVDMRPYAVVVLPAGSLPKTPSGKVKRAATATQFADKIKKNADA, encoded by the coding sequence ATGAGCAGGTTCGTGGACACGCTGGTCGCCACCGCGACGGGGCGGGGACAGCAGCGGGGCATGGTCACGGGGGAGCCGAAGGAGCCGGTCCGGCGGACCTGGGCCGAGGTGCACCAGGAAGCGCGGCGGATCGCCGGCGGGCTGGTGGCCGGCGGGTTCGAACGCGGGGGTGCCGTCGCGGTGCTGGCCGCGGCGCCGGTGCTGATCGCGCCGACCGTGCAGGCCGTGTGGCTGGCCGGGGGCAGCGTCACCATGCTGCACCAGCCGACGCCGCGCACCGATCTGGCCGAGTGGGCCGAGGACACCGTGCGGGTGCTCGGCATGATCGGGTCGAACCTGGTGCTGCTGGGCGAGCCGTTCGACCAGCTGGCGCCGGTGCTGGCGGAGAAGGGCATCGGCTACCGGCTGATCAGCGAGCTGACCGGCGCCGAGCCGCTCGAAGACGTCGTCGTCACCGACGAGGGCGAAACCGCGCTGCTGCAGCTGACCAGCGGCTCCACCGCCGACCCGAAGGCCGTGCGGATCACCTACGGCAACCTGTACTCCAACGTCAAGGCCATGGTCGACCGCGCGGAGTTCGACTTCGACGTCGACGTGATGGTGTCCTGGCTGCCGACCTTCCACGACATGGGCATGGTCGGCTTCCTGACCGTGCCGATGACCTTCGGCGTCGAGCTCGTCAAGATCACGCCGGTCGAGTTCCTTTCCGGGCCGTTGATCTGGCCCCGGCTGATCACCAAGTACCACGGCACGACCACCGCGGCGCCGAACTTCGCCTACGCGATCGTCGGGCGCCGGATGGCCCGCGTCGAGGACGACGACGAGTTCGACCTCTCGAAGCTGCGCATCGCCCTCAACGGTGCCGAGCCCATCGACGAGACCGCCGTCCAGACGTTCGTCGACGCCGGTGCCCGGTTCAAAATGCCGGCGGAATGCGTCTTCCCGGCCTACGGCATGGCCGAGGCGACCTTGGCCGTCTCGTTCGCGCCGCTGTTCACCGGGCTGACCCTCGACGTCGTCGAAGCGGACGCGCTCGAAGCCGACAACCGCGCGGTGCCGGTCCCCGAGGGCGACCCGCGGCGCGGCACCGACGACGTCCGGTCGTTCGCGCTGCTCGGCCGTCCGCTGGACGGGCTCGAGGCGGAGATCGTGAACGAGGCCGGGCAGCGCGTCGGCGACCGCGAAGTCGGCGAGATCCGGCTGCGCGGCGAGGCCGTGACGCCCGGCTACCTGACGATGGACGGCCCGCTGGCCACGCAGGACGAGAACGGCTGGCTCAACACCGGCGACCTCGGCTACCTGGTCGACGGCCAGATCGTCATCTGCGGCCGCCGCAAGGACGTCATCATCATGGGCGGCCGCAACCTCTACCCGACGGACATCGAGCGCGCGGCGACCTCGGTCGAGGGCGTGCGGGCCGGCAACGCGGTGGCGGTCCGGCTCGACGCGGGCAGCCGCCGCGAGCGGTTCGCGGTGGTCGTCGAGTCGAAGCTGGCGGGCGACGCCGAGGCGGAGAAGGACCTGATGAAGCAGGTCTCGGCCCGGGTCCGCGACGCGGTCGACATGCGCCCGTACGCGGTGGTGGTGCTCCCGGCGGGCAGCCTGCCGAAGACGCCGTCGGGCAAGGTCAAGCGCGCGGCCACGGCGACCCAGTTCGCGGACAAGATCAAGAAGAACGCCGACGCCTGA
- a CDS encoding DivIVA domain-containing protein, with translation MSFTAEDLAEVTFGNAPIGRRGYAKHEVDEFVRRIAKTFAEEDDLTAAEVHHVMFSKPLIGKRGYDEREVDEFLDSVEDQLAARTGHAPDLPGARTPAEATADRATPPTLRAERLQQR, from the coding sequence ATGTCGTTCACCGCCGAAGACCTCGCCGAGGTCACCTTCGGTAACGCCCCGATCGGCCGCCGTGGCTACGCGAAGCACGAGGTCGACGAGTTCGTCCGGCGGATCGCCAAGACGTTCGCCGAGGAGGACGACCTGACCGCCGCCGAAGTGCACCACGTGATGTTCTCGAAGCCGCTGATCGGCAAGCGCGGCTACGACGAACGCGAAGTCGACGAGTTCCTCGACTCGGTGGAGGACCAGCTCGCCGCCCGCACCGGCCACGCCCCGGACCTGCCGGGCGCCCGCACCCCCGCCGAAGCCACCGCCGACCGCGCCACCCCGCCGACCCTGCGAGCCGAACGCCTCCAGCAACGCTAG
- a CDS encoding DivIVA domain-containing protein — protein MTPDEVRAIAFGKPRFGRRGYNEDEVDAFLDLIAEALSGRNILTADDIHYVEFTIMPVGMRSYDQAQVDLFLDEAEAALVELRNPRPVVEEQRPQGPRKWFGRT, from the coding sequence ATGACCCCTGACGAAGTCCGGGCGATCGCTTTCGGCAAACCCCGGTTCGGCCGTCGCGGCTACAACGAGGACGAGGTCGACGCGTTCCTCGACCTGATCGCCGAGGCGCTGTCCGGCCGCAACATCCTGACCGCGGACGACATCCACTACGTCGAGTTCACGATCATGCCGGTCGGCATGCGCAGCTACGACCAGGCCCAGGTCGACCTGTTCCTGGACGAGGCCGAGGCGGCTCTGGTGGAGCTGCGCAACCCGCGGCCGGTGGTCGAGGAGCAGCGTCCGCAGGGCCCGCGGAAGTGGTTCGGCCGCACCTGA
- the pth gene encoding aminoacyl-tRNA hydrolase, giving the protein MTEDVPGAGELILLAGLGNPGPQYAGNRHNVGFMVLDELAARIGGKFKTHKTGGEVLEGRLAGRRVVLVKPRSYMNLSGGPVVGAARFYKVPPTGVVVVHDELDVDFGALKLKFGGGDNGHNGLRSITKSMGTRDYYRVRFGIGRPPGRQDPADFVLKDFSTVERKELPFEVDRCADATEALVGTGLAAAQNAFHAG; this is encoded by the coding sequence GTGACCGAAGACGTACCCGGGGCCGGCGAGCTGATTCTGCTCGCCGGCCTTGGCAATCCAGGGCCCCAGTACGCCGGAAACCGGCACAATGTCGGTTTCATGGTGCTGGACGAGCTGGCCGCCCGCATCGGGGGCAAGTTCAAGACGCACAAGACCGGCGGCGAAGTCCTCGAAGGCCGGCTGGCCGGCCGCCGCGTCGTGCTGGTGAAGCCGCGCTCGTACATGAACCTCTCCGGCGGCCCGGTGGTCGGCGCGGCGCGGTTCTACAAGGTGCCGCCGACCGGTGTCGTGGTGGTGCACGACGAGCTGGACGTCGATTTCGGCGCGCTGAAGCTGAAGTTCGGCGGCGGCGACAACGGCCACAATGGACTCCGCTCGATCACGAAGTCGATGGGCACCCGTGACTACTACCGCGTGCGCTTCGGCATCGGCCGCCCGCCCGGCCGCCAGGACCCGGCGGACTTCGTGCTGAAGGACTTCTCGACGGTCGAGCGCAAGGAGCTCCCGTTCGAGGTGGACCGGTGCGCGGACGCGACCGAGGCACTCGTCGGCACCGGCCTGGCGGCCGCGCAAAACGCCTTCCACGCGGGCTGA
- a CDS encoding 50S ribosomal protein L25/general stress protein Ctc, which produces MSEVRLSVEPRTEFGKGAARRTRRAGKIPAVLYGHGSDPRHFALPAIEFARVVRENGSNAVITLAIEGSDELALTKTIVVHPLKNYIEHVDLLVVKRGEKIVVDVPVVVTGNPGPGGLVNQDVDTLQVEVEALHIPEQFEVSIEGLEIGSQVLAGQVELPAGATLVTDPESLVVAVNEPQREEAGDEADEAGEESAEAAE; this is translated from the coding sequence GTGTCCGAGGTACGTCTGTCCGTCGAGCCGCGCACCGAGTTCGGCAAGGGCGCCGCGCGTCGCACGCGTCGCGCCGGCAAGATCCCCGCCGTGCTGTACGGCCACGGCTCGGACCCGCGGCACTTCGCGCTGCCGGCCATCGAGTTCGCCCGCGTCGTGCGCGAGAACGGCTCGAACGCCGTCATCACCCTCGCCATCGAGGGCTCCGACGAGCTCGCGCTGACGAAGACCATCGTCGTGCACCCGCTCAAGAACTACATCGAGCACGTCGACCTGCTGGTCGTGAAGCGCGGCGAGAAGATCGTCGTCGACGTCCCCGTCGTCGTCACCGGCAACCCCGGCCCCGGCGGCCTGGTCAACCAGGACGTCGACACCCTGCAGGTCGAGGTCGAGGCGCTGCACATCCCCGAGCAGTTCGAGGTCTCGATCGAGGGCCTCGAGATCGGCTCCCAGGTCCTCGCGGGCCAGGTCGAGCTGCCCGCCGGCGCCACCCTGGTCACCGACCCCGAGTCGCTGGTCGTGGCCGTCAACGAGCCGCAGCGTGAAGAGGCCGGCGACGAGGCCGACGAAGCGGGCGAAGAGTCGGCCGAAGCCGCCGAATAG
- a CDS encoding NAD(P)-dependent oxidoreductase, which produces MAKLVVFGATGYAGGKISAEALRRGHEVVGVARNEGSVPEGVEARQGSLHDEEFVAQLAKEADVLVVATPARAIDGKKLIDAVPGLVRAARENGARLSFVGGASSLLVAEGGPRLFDTPEFPDEYKEEAGNHAEVLYLLREQPEDLDWFYVSPAAEFGAWVPGERTGKFRLGGDVLVTDENGKSFIGGDDYAIAYVDEIEQPKHRRARFTVAY; this is translated from the coding sequence ATGGCCAAGCTGGTGGTTTTCGGAGCGACGGGGTACGCGGGCGGCAAGATCAGCGCGGAGGCGCTGCGCCGCGGGCACGAGGTCGTCGGCGTCGCGCGCAACGAGGGCTCGGTGCCCGAGGGCGTCGAGGCGCGGCAGGGCTCGCTGCACGACGAGGAGTTCGTCGCGCAGCTCGCCAAGGAGGCGGACGTGCTCGTGGTCGCGACGCCGGCCCGCGCGATCGACGGCAAGAAGCTGATCGACGCGGTGCCCGGGCTGGTCCGCGCCGCGCGCGAGAACGGCGCCCGGCTGTCGTTCGTGGGCGGGGCGTCGAGCCTGCTCGTCGCCGAGGGCGGCCCGCGCCTGTTCGACACCCCGGAGTTCCCGGACGAGTACAAGGAAGAGGCGGGCAACCACGCCGAGGTGCTGTACCTGCTGCGCGAGCAGCCGGAAGACCTCGACTGGTTCTACGTCAGCCCCGCCGCCGAGTTCGGCGCCTGGGTGCCGGGCGAGCGCACCGGGAAGTTCCGCCTCGGCGGCGACGTCCTGGTGACCGACGAGAACGGCAAGTCCTTCATCGGCGGCGACGACTACGCGATCGCGTACGTCGACGAGATCGAGCAGCCGAAGCACCGCCGCGCGCGCTTCACGGTCGCTTACTGA